In Zingiber officinale cultivar Zhangliang chromosome 11B, Zo_v1.1, whole genome shotgun sequence, a single window of DNA contains:
- the LOC122034771 gene encoding pentatricopeptide repeat-containing protein At3g29290-like produces the protein MVELLRGCSIICAAYDSSPVFRIPVKKEESFQFSFCYLEFAPFKQRCLPSRLAVNRSPALLVIGENGRLNRLKPLIMCRMTNLSLCARRDCSASVCYYKSGVTLGEEVSLPIWDQDVSFNLNDCLQEHLPLVTPVIQEELCENIEQSPSCRKFKRLFKLSKGGLHYLEEKDEELLSGRLLVLSRSNKVKSALELFASMEASSLHPSSHACNSLLSSLARNGFLKDALHMFEIMNKKGIATGHTFSLILKIVASVQGANAALGMFNEFVEEGRSRKFDIIVYNTMITICGKDRNLIETKRLWRMLKQNSVGSTMTTYELLVSIFVQCGQFELAVDAYHEMIQSGIEPNENILRAILSSCTKEGNWNLGLSVFQKILDNGIRPNIIAFNSLINCLGKAGKAELAFKVYDMLNSVGHRPDGYTWNALLCALYKSNRHVDAIKLFEGIKQEQDFGLNVHLYNTTLMSCQKLGLWDRSLQILWEMENCGIEMSTVSYNHAIYACEVARKPKVALQVYWHMIEQKHTPDIFTYLSLIRSCIWGSLWNDLEEIMESVSPNSSIYNALVHGLCLRGKISVAIKLYKKMRSIGLKPDGKTRALMLQHLPNDRVDENLREIVTEFLLITSYPGLIVAP, from the exons ATGGTGGAGCTTCTGAGGGGCTGTAGTATAATCTGCGCCGCGTATGATAGTTCTCCTGTTTTTAGAATCCCAGTTAAGAAAGAGGAATCTTTCCAGTTCTCTTTTTGCTATCTTGAATTTGCGCCATTCAAGCAGAGATGTCTACCAAGTAGACTTGCAGTGAATAGATCACCTGCTCTATTGGTGATTGGTGAAAACGGTAGGTTGAATAGACTCAAGCCACTGATAATGTGCAGAATGACCAATCTATCATTGTGTGCAAGGCGAGATTGTTCTGCTTCTGTATGCTACTATAAGTCAGGTGTCACACTTGGAGAAGAAGTTAGTTTGCCAATATGGGATCAGGATGTCAGTTTCAATTTGAATGATTGTCTCCAGGAGCATCTGCCTCTCGTGACTCCTGTTATTCAAGAAGAACTTTGTGAGAATATTGAGCAAAGCCCCTCATGCAGGAAGTTCAAGAGGCTATTTAAACTTTCAAAGGGGGGTTTGCACTACttagaggagaaggatgaagagcTGTTGTCAGGTAGACTCTTGGTCCTTAGCAGATCAAACAAAGTTAAAAGTGCTTTAGAATTGTTTGCTTCAATGGAAGCCTCTTCCCTTCACCCTAGTTCTCATGCTTGTAACTCTCTCCTATCAAGTCTGGCGCGCAATGGATTTCTTAAGGATGCCTTGCACATGTTTGAGATAATGAATAAGAAAGGAATTGCTACTGGTCACACTTTCAGTTTGATACTCAAAATTGTTGCTAGTGTTCAAGGTGCTAATGCTGCTTTAGGAATGTTCAATGAATTTGTAGAAGAAGGCAGATCAAGAAAATTTGATATCATTGTTTACAATACAATGATAACAATCTGTGGGAAAGATAGAAACTTAATTGAGACTAAAAGGCTCTGGAGAATGCTCAAGCAGAATTCAGTTGGAAGTACCATGACAACTTATGAGTTATTGGTCAGCATTTTCGTGCAATGCGGACAGTTCGAACTAGCAGTTGATGCATACCATGAAATGATTCAGAGTGGAATAGAGCCAAATGAAAATATTCTAAGAGCAATTCTTTCTTCGTGCACCAAAGAGGGGAACTGGAACTTGGGTCTCAGTGTTTTCCAAAAGATTTTGGATAATGGCATCAGGCCAAATATTATTGCCTTTAACTCACTGATTAATTGCCTGGGGAAGGCTGGAAAAGCTGAACTTGCATTCAAGGTATATGATATGCTGAACTCAGTTGGGCATAGGCCTGATGGATACACATGGAATGCACTCCTTTGTGCTTTGTATAAGTCTAACCGGCATGTTGATGCCATAAAATTGTTTGAGGGCATTAAGCAAGAACAAGATTTTGGCTTAAATGTTCACTTATATAACACTACTCTCATGTCTTGTCAAAAACTTGGTTTATGGGACCGCTCACTACAGATATTGTGGGAGATGGAAAACTGCGGAATTGAAATGTCTACTGTCTCTTATAACCATGCAATTTATGCTTGTGAGGTTGCAAGGAAGCCAAAAGTTGCACTGCAAGTTTATTGGCACATGATTGAACAGAAGCATACACCAGATATATTCACATACTTGTCATTGATAAGATCATGCATTTGGGGATCTCTTTGGAACGATTTAGAGGAAATAATGGAG AGTGTTTCACCAAATTCTTCCATCTACAATGCACTAGTTCATGGGCTGTGTTTACGCGGCAAGATTTCAGTAGCAATAAAACTGTACAAGAAGATGCGCAGCATTGGACTCAAACCTGATGGAAAAACAAGGGCATTGATGCTGCAGCACTTGCCAAATGATA GAGTAGACGAAAACCTCAGAGAAATAGTCACTGAATTCCTCCTGATAACTAGTTACCCAGGCCTTATTGTGGCTCCGTGA
- the LOC122034351 gene encoding UDP-glucose 6-dehydrogenase 4-like, translating to MVKICCIGAGYVGGPTMAVIALKCPSVEVVVVDISAVRIAAWNSEQLPIYEPGLDEIVKQCRGKNLFFSTDVEKYVREADIIFVSVNTPTKTRGLGAGKAADLTYWESAARMIADVSQSDKIVVEKSTVPVKTAEAIEKILTHNSKGINYQILSNPEFLAEGTAIQDLFSPDRVLIGGRETPEGQKAIQALKNVYAHWVPEERILTTNLWSAELSKLAANAFLAQRISSVNAISALCEATGANVAEVAYAVGKDSRIGPKFLNASVGFGGSCFQKDILNLVYICECNGLPEVANYWKQVIKINDYQKSRFVNRVVSSMFNTVSGKKIAVLGFAFKKDTGDTRETPAIDVCKGLIGDKAKISIYDPQVTEDQIQRDLAMNKFDWDHPIHLQPMSPTAVKEVSVTWDAYEATKGAHGICILTEWDEFKKLDYAKIYNNMQKPAFIFDGRNVVDPEKLREIGFIVYSIGKPLDPWLKDMPAVA from the coding sequence ATGGTGAAGATTTGCTGCATCGGTGCCGGCTATGTCGGTGGCCCAACAATGGCGGTCATTGCTCTGAAATGCCCTTCCGTTGAGGTGGTAGTTGTAGACATTTCCGCTGTTCGCATTGCTGCATGGAATTCTGAGCAACTTCCAATCTATGAGCCTGGACTTGATGAAATTGTGAAGCAATGCAGAGGAAAAAACCTATTCTTTAGCACTGACGTGGAGAAGTATGTTCGTGAGGCCGATATCATTTTTGTCTCAGTGAACACACCCACCAAAACCCGTGGCCTTGGTGCTGGCAAGGCAGCTGACCTCACCTACTGGGAGAGTGCTGCTCGGATGATAGCCGACGTCTCACAATCTGATAAGATTGTGGTTGAGAAGTCCACCGTCCCTGTCAAGACTGCTGAGGCTATTGAGAAGATTTTAACCCATAACAGCAAAGGCATCAACTACCAGATTCTCTCCAACCCAGAGTTCCTCGCAGAGGGTACAGCAATTCAGGACCTATTCAGCCCCGATCGTGTCCTCATCGGTGGTCGGGAAACTCCAGAGGGTCAAAAGGCAATCCAGGCGCTAAAAAATGTGTATGCCCATTGGGTTCCTGAGGAAAGAATTCTCACTACCAATCTATGGTCAGCTGAGCTATCCAAGCTTGCTGCTAATGCTTTCCTAGCTCAGAGGATCTCATCCGTGAATGCCATTTCAGCCCTCTGTGAAGCCACAGGGGCAAATGTAGCTGAAGTGGCTTATGCCGTTGGCAAGGACAGTAGAATTGGCCCTAAGTTCTTGAATGCGAGTGTCGGTTTTGGTGGCTCATGCTTCCAGAAGGACATTCTCAACTTGGTTTATATCTGTGAATGCAATGGCCTCCCTGAGGTGGCCAACTACTGGAAGCAAGTCATCAAGATCAATGACTACCAAAAGAGCAGGTTCGTGAACCGTGTTGTCTCTTCCATGTTCAATACAGTGTCGGGAAAGAAGATTGCTGTTCTTGGCTTTGCCTTCAAGAAGGATACTGGCGACACAAGGGAGACTCCTGCAATTGATGTGTGCAAGGGCCTCATAGGTGACAAAGCCAAGATCAGCATCTATGATCCGCAGGTGACTGAGGACCAGATCCAGCGTGATCTTGCCATGAACAAATTTGATTGGGATCACCCTATCCACCTGCAACCAATGAGCCCAACCGCAGTGAAGGAGGTGTCAGTGACCTGGGATGCTTATGAGGCCACTAAGGGGGCACATGGAATTTGCATTCTGACTGAGTGGGATGAATTTAAAAAACTGGACTATGCTAAAATCTATAATAACATGCAGAAGCCTGCTTTCATCTTTGATGGTCGCAATGTGGTAGACCCCGAGAAGCTTAGGGAGATTGGCTTCATCGTTTATTCGATTGGAAAGCCATTGGACCCATGGCTCAAGGATATGCCTGCCGTGGCCTGA